The following proteins are co-located in the Paenibacillus sp. FSL H8-0079 genome:
- a CDS encoding chemotaxis protein CheW, with translation MPVSGTSGGRAGEFGSCLQNQLINRIEGESMSSLQKEQYIELSVGAETCAIRIEEIHEIIKMLSITDIPFSRPEIKGVVNLRGKVVCVMSLRNLLGMSDEPDTRATRIIVVRHQDEYIGLIVDRVNKVTTYSEIHPPTGGYGRNREGFFHGVGQQEDKLVGILKLDEILGG, from the coding sequence ATGCCAGTCTCTGGCACATCTGGCGGAAGAGCTGGCGAATTCGGCAGCTGCCTTCAAAACCAATTAATTAATCGAATTGAGGGTGAATCGATGTCTTCACTTCAGAAGGAACAATATATTGAACTGTCTGTAGGTGCAGAGACTTGCGCCATTCGAATCGAAGAAATTCATGAAATTATTAAAATGCTGAGCATCACAGATATCCCATTTAGCCGTCCAGAGATCAAAGGGGTAGTTAATCTGCGTGGCAAGGTTGTATGTGTGATGAGCCTGCGGAATCTGCTGGGTATGTCGGATGAACCGGACACCAGAGCGACTCGTATTATCGTAGTTCGACATCAGGATGAATATATTGGTTTGATCGTGGACCGCGTGAACAAGGTAACCACATATTCGGAAATACATCCGCCAACCGGAGGTTATGGTCGTAACCGTGAAGGATTTTTCCATGGCGTGGGTCAACAGGAAGACAAGCTTGTGGGCATTTTGAAACTGGACGAAATATTGGGCGGTTAG
- a CDS encoding LysR family transcriptional regulator, with protein sequence MTTNYELYKVFYWAAKTGSLTQAAKALYITQPSVSHAIKQLEESFGLTLFYRNSKGVALTQEGVSLYSYIEQSQILISLAEEKMAALKSLDNGELRIGGSDSLFKHYMLAYLEEFHTLYPNIKLHLSHGTTPEVITFLKEGKIDLGVVRMPIVDPQLEVRESIQLKDCFVAGERYAQLKGKVMTLEMLLEHQLILFSRNSRVRMAITELFNSYNYTLKPEIEVGSVDLLIEFARRGLGISYVTREFISKELEEGSLFEIQLDVPLPPSHVGIMTKRNMPISLAANRFMDLIFKA encoded by the coding sequence ATGACAACAAATTACGAACTATATAAAGTCTTTTACTGGGCTGCCAAAACAGGCAGTTTGACACAGGCTGCAAAAGCATTGTATATCACTCAACCCAGCGTCAGTCATGCCATCAAGCAGTTGGAAGAGAGCTTTGGTCTTACCTTGTTTTATCGAAATTCCAAGGGTGTAGCGTTGACACAGGAAGGTGTCAGTCTATACTCCTATATTGAACAATCCCAGATTCTGATCTCACTTGCGGAAGAAAAAATGGCCGCACTGAAGAGCCTCGACAACGGTGAATTGAGGATCGGTGGCAGTGACTCCCTGTTCAAGCATTACATGTTGGCGTACCTTGAGGAATTCCACACCTTGTACCCTAACATCAAGCTGCATTTGAGCCATGGAACCACGCCGGAAGTCATTACCTTTCTGAAGGAAGGCAAGATCGACCTTGGTGTAGTTCGGATGCCCATTGTTGATCCACAGCTCGAAGTCAGGGAAAGTATTCAGTTGAAAGACTGTTTTGTAGCTGGTGAACGTTATGCTCAGTTAAAAGGCAAAGTCATGACACTTGAGATGCTTCTTGAGCATCAACTGATCCTCTTCTCCAGGAACAGCCGGGTTCGGATGGCTATAACCGAGTTGTTTAACAGCTATAATTACACGTTGAAGCCTGAGATTGAGGTCGGTAGCGTTGATCTGTTGATTGAATTTGCACGTCGGGGACTGGGCATTTCCTATGTTACACGTGAATTCATCTCCAAAGAGCTGGAGGAAGGTTCTCTCTTTGAAATTCAGCTTGATGTCCCGCTCCCCCCTTCCCATGTGGGGATAATGACCAAACGCAATATGCCAATTTCTCTGGCAGCCAACCGTTTTATGGATCTCATTTTCAAAGCCTGA
- a CDS encoding GNAT family N-acetyltransferase yields MEVSLCKADLKDAATIHEMKVKAFMPLLEKYQDFETSPANETVERIVTQLNQSCTDYFIILHLEVAIGGIRIVKKDNQIYSVSPIFILPEHQGKGIAQKVFIMVEQIYDEAKSWKLGTILQEKGNCYLYEKIGYKKTGATKVINNKMTMVFYEKHL; encoded by the coding sequence ATGGAGGTTTCATTATGTAAAGCAGATTTAAAAGATGCAGCGACTATTCATGAAATGAAAGTCAAAGCATTTATGCCTTTGTTGGAAAAATATCAGGATTTTGAAACAAGCCCCGCCAATGAAACCGTAGAAAGAATTGTTACTCAACTCAATCAATCTTGTACAGATTATTTTATAATTCTTCATCTTGAAGTTGCTATTGGTGGAATTAGAATCGTGAAAAAGGATAATCAAATCTACAGTGTTAGCCCCATTTTTATACTGCCAGAACATCAAGGAAAAGGAATTGCTCAAAAAGTCTTTATAATGGTTGAGCAGATTTATGATGAGGCGAAATCATGGAAATTGGGTACCATCTTACAAGAGAAAGGAAACTGTTATTTGTATGAAAAGATTGGCTATAAAAAAACGGGTGCAACAAAAGTGATTAACAACAAAATGACAATGGTATTTTATGAAAAGCATTTATAG
- a CDS encoding chemotaxis protein CheA, whose protein sequence is MMDLSAYRDIFIEELNDQLERMDQSLLALELSPSVELVQTLFRAAHTIKGSASTMDFRELSDLTHEVEYALEWVREKKPEMTSELIDTLFRSLDAMKVLRDQYIRGEAYEDFRAVVREIKELIQTPATVGKLKAPYLQPAESIVAQVAVVSGKQLLSLHIVLEQKCMMKAARYHILRQRIEDICGTVVAASLMESQPGAENEDDHYGQFIIIAATSKDPQQLKAELSSDSDIHVLEIDPYMLESNEVAATSAPVELLSETEQTKPSVPTMAVSGPEEKVKAAQPTVRVSVERLDHLMNLVGELLIDQTSLADLSGSGARKEPSTLIQSISGVSDHMGRVIKELQEGVMKTRMLPIDQLFSRFPRLVRDLSQKLDKDLELVIQGGETELDRMIIEELSDPLIHLIRNSADHGIESVEVRAELGKPSKGRITLTSFHEENHVVIRYSDDGKGIDGDKIKASALGKGIISEEQAARLTTQEAVHLIFEPGFSTASSVSEVSGRGVGMDIVRSQIGRLNGIIDIDTEVGVGTTFTIRLPLTLAIIKGLLVKVSGRVLILPMYNVAEIVRISPEDIQMIQGQQAILNHGRIVPFHRLCDKLNYPRTDRKSKTIPLVIVRSVDKIAAYAVDEIIGNQEVVIKTLGTYLGAMNHLSGATILGNGKVALILDASYLVSH, encoded by the coding sequence ATGATGGATTTGTCTGCCTACCGTGACATCTTTATCGAAGAACTGAATGATCAACTGGAACGTATGGATCAGTCTTTGCTGGCATTGGAGCTTTCGCCTTCTGTAGAGCTGGTTCAGACGCTGTTTCGAGCAGCCCATACCATCAAGGGATCGGCATCCACAATGGATTTCCGTGAATTAAGCGACCTCACGCATGAAGTGGAGTACGCCCTTGAATGGGTCCGGGAGAAAAAACCGGAGATGACTTCGGAGCTAATTGATACGTTGTTCCGCTCTTTGGACGCCATGAAGGTGCTTCGGGATCAGTACATCCGTGGGGAAGCATATGAAGACTTTCGAGCGGTAGTACGAGAAATAAAGGAGTTAATTCAGACCCCGGCAACAGTCGGGAAACTTAAAGCACCTTATTTGCAACCCGCAGAATCGATTGTGGCACAGGTGGCTGTCGTGTCAGGCAAACAGCTGTTGTCCCTTCACATTGTGCTGGAGCAGAAGTGCATGATGAAAGCGGCCAGATATCATATTTTGCGACAACGAATTGAGGACATCTGTGGTACGGTTGTCGCTGCTTCGCTCATGGAGAGCCAACCGGGCGCGGAGAATGAAGATGATCATTATGGTCAGTTCATCATCATCGCGGCTACTTCAAAGGACCCACAGCAGCTTAAGGCAGAGCTGTCTTCAGACTCGGATATTCATGTGCTGGAGATTGATCCATACATGCTGGAATCCAATGAGGTTGCAGCGACTTCTGCGCCAGTTGAATTACTCTCTGAAACAGAGCAAACAAAACCAAGCGTGCCTACCATGGCTGTCTCTGGTCCAGAAGAAAAAGTGAAGGCTGCTCAACCTACGGTTCGTGTCAGTGTTGAACGTCTGGACCATTTGATGAACCTGGTTGGTGAGCTTTTAATTGATCAGACATCCCTTGCAGATCTTAGTGGGTCGGGTGCGCGCAAGGAGCCTTCCACACTCATCCAGAGTATTAGTGGTGTATCCGATCATATGGGCAGGGTGATCAAAGAGCTTCAAGAAGGTGTAATGAAGACACGTATGTTACCCATTGATCAACTATTCAGCCGCTTCCCGAGATTGGTTCGTGACCTTTCGCAGAAACTGGATAAAGATCTGGAACTGGTCATTCAAGGTGGAGAGACTGAGCTTGACCGGATGATTATTGAAGAATTGAGTGACCCGCTGATCCATCTCATCCGCAACAGTGCAGATCATGGCATTGAAAGTGTAGAGGTTCGAGCGGAGCTCGGCAAGCCATCCAAAGGACGTATTACCTTAACTTCATTTCACGAAGAAAACCATGTCGTCATTCGTTATTCGGATGATGGCAAAGGCATCGATGGTGATAAGATCAAGGCTTCCGCTTTGGGAAAAGGCATCATTAGTGAAGAGCAGGCTGCACGCCTTACAACACAGGAAGCTGTACATCTCATATTTGAGCCTGGCTTCTCAACGGCTTCTTCTGTCAGTGAAGTATCAGGACGCGGCGTAGGAATGGACATCGTGCGTAGTCAGATCGGGCGACTCAACGGTATCATTGATATTGATACGGAGGTTGGTGTGGGTACCACGTTTACGATTCGTCTACCACTCACATTGGCGATTATCAAAGGACTGTTAGTCAAAGTATCGGGTCGTGTTCTGATCTTGCCGATGTACAACGTCGCCGAGATTGTCCGCATTTCACCTGAAGATATTCAGATGATCCAAGGGCAACAAGCGATTCTAAATCATGGTCGTATTGTACCCTTTCACAGACTCTGTGATAAATTGAACTATCCACGAACGGACCGCAAATCCAAAACCATTCCACTGGTGATCGTGCGTTCCGTTGACAAAATTGCAGCGTACGCAGTAGATGAGATTATCGGGAATCAGGAAGTTGTGATTAAGACGCTCGGTACGTATCTGGGTGCGATGAACCATCTCTCTGGTGCAACGATCCTGGGGAATGGCAAGGTTGCCCTCATATTGGATGCTTCCTATCTGGTGAGTCATTAA
- a CDS encoding cupin domain-containing protein, producing MIDPILQAPNVPLAADSNAVVNYQRDSRNYITQLFGEQLPTIANGFFNVYLSKGIIVQPHWHTNVTEMVVVITGEITASVFNPFTRERLTYRLKPGQVVVFPKGWFHWFVAETDDVYVLTIFDQPTPDIVFGADFLAATPPEVAHRAYCLDEEAYAKAVASIKNDAILGPPIGCDTAVSDLSTQPSNALKPTKGSKE from the coding sequence ATGATTGATCCGATTTTGCAAGCTCCGAATGTTCCATTAGCTGCCGATTCTAATGCGGTTGTCAATTATCAAAGGGATTCACGAAACTATATAACCCAGTTGTTTGGAGAACAGCTGCCGACCATTGCAAATGGTTTCTTCAACGTGTACTTAAGCAAAGGGATTATTGTGCAGCCGCACTGGCACACCAATGTCACGGAGATGGTTGTGGTCATCACCGGTGAAATTACAGCGTCAGTCTTCAATCCGTTTACGCGTGAACGATTGACATATCGTCTGAAACCAGGTCAGGTTGTTGTATTTCCGAAAGGTTGGTTTCACTGGTTTGTCGCTGAGACAGATGATGTATATGTATTAACTATCTTTGATCAACCAACGCCTGATATTGTGTTTGGAGCGGATTTCTTGGCAGCTACACCGCCGGAGGTGGCTCACCGCGCGTACTGTTTGGATGAAGAGGCGTATGCCAAAGCCGTTGCATCCATTAAAAATGATGCCATCCTGGGTCCTCCAATAGGGTGCGATACTGCTGTTTCTGACCTGTCTACCCAACCATCCAATGCACTCAAACCAACAAAAGGATCTAAAGAATAG
- a CDS encoding methyl-accepting chemotaxis protein produces the protein MKWFGNLKTATKIISAFLIVSIILAALGVYSVVTLRSTNERMQEMYNNNLISVRELSSAQVDYQRLRVNVRDLNYETVVAEQTRITESIATIRQSLEDRLATYRPLATTPEETELLRKLDTQYTSYMKLYDQGVTMALSDDDAAFITFLKATLKPPGDEVVKNLADLVNLNVNLADQANTKSEEAYTTAFAVTIVMVIASVLFSILIGYIISRSISKPLMAMLGLATEVAGGNLTLKSDISSKDEVGQLAAALNRMVDNLKELINNIVMNSQSVAASSEQISASTQEIASTSTSQSSEAGNISELFKELSLAINSVAASAEEAAELSNDTVKTAREGGLVVQTSLEGMQAVNTKMTKLEDDSRKIGDIIEVIDDIAEQTNLLALNAAIEAARAGEQGRGFAVVADEVRKLAERSGEATKEITAIIKAMQENTRQSVQAVAASVEQSSMTGQAFDQIIDMVNNSSQKVNEIAAACEEEAAQAAEVMSSVESISASSEESAAASEETAATCQSLAHLAEELANSAAAFKTN, from the coding sequence ATGAAGTGGTTTGGAAATTTAAAAACAGCAACAAAGATTATCTCAGCATTTTTAATTGTGTCGATAATCCTTGCGGCGCTTGGCGTCTACTCGGTAGTAACATTGAGAAGTACGAATGAACGGATGCAAGAGATGTACAACAATAATCTGATCTCGGTTCGAGAGCTCTCTTCTGCTCAGGTTGATTATCAGAGATTGCGAGTTAACGTACGTGATTTGAATTACGAAACTGTAGTAGCAGAGCAGACCAGAATTACAGAAAGTATTGCCACGATTCGTCAATCTTTGGAGGATCGACTTGCTACGTACCGTCCTCTTGCCACTACCCCGGAAGAAACGGAATTGCTTCGTAAGTTAGATACCCAATATACCAGCTACATGAAACTTTATGATCAAGGCGTCACTATGGCGTTATCAGATGATGATGCAGCTTTCATTACATTCCTGAAAGCGACTTTGAAACCTCCTGGTGATGAGGTTGTAAAAAACCTCGCAGACCTGGTGAACCTCAATGTAAATTTGGCAGATCAGGCCAACACGAAATCTGAAGAAGCTTATACAACTGCTTTTGCGGTAACGATTGTTATGGTGATTGCATCCGTACTCTTCAGTATCCTCATCGGTTACATTATATCTCGCTCCATTTCTAAGCCACTCATGGCCATGCTGGGTCTGGCTACGGAAGTTGCCGGCGGAAATCTGACCCTCAAGTCAGACATCTCCAGCAAAGATGAAGTGGGTCAACTGGCCGCGGCACTGAATCGTATGGTCGACAACCTGAAAGAGTTAATCAACAATATCGTAATGAACTCCCAAAGCGTTGCCGCTTCCTCGGAACAGATCTCAGCCAGCACGCAGGAAATTGCAAGTACAAGCACAAGCCAATCCAGCGAGGCAGGAAACATCTCCGAATTGTTCAAGGAGCTATCACTTGCCATTAACTCCGTTGCTGCAAGTGCGGAAGAAGCTGCCGAATTGTCCAATGATACCGTGAAGACTGCTCGTGAAGGTGGACTTGTTGTACAAACTTCATTGGAAGGCATGCAAGCTGTGAATACGAAAATGACCAAACTCGAAGATGATTCCCGTAAAATCGGTGACATCATTGAAGTGATTGACGATATCGCTGAACAGACCAATCTGCTCGCGCTGAATGCAGCCATTGAAGCAGCACGTGCGGGAGAACAAGGTCGAGGATTCGCCGTAGTCGCAGATGAAGTCCGGAAGCTTGCAGAGCGTAGCGGCGAGGCGACCAAAGAAATTACAGCCATCATCAAAGCGATGCAGGAAAACACAAGACAAAGCGTACAGGCGGTAGCCGCCAGTGTTGAACAGTCTTCCATGACTGGACAGGCATTTGATCAGATCATTGATATGGTCAATAACTCCTCACAGAAAGTAAACGAAATTGCAGCTGCATGTGAAGAAGAAGCGGCTCAAGCGGCAGAGGTCATGAGTTCCGTTGAATCCATCTCGGCTTCAAGTGAAGAATCCGCAGCAGCGTCAGAAGAGACAGCTGCAACATGCCAGTCTCTGGCACATCTGGCGGAAGAGCTGGCGAATTCGGCAGCTGCCTTCAAAACCAATTAA
- a CDS encoding AAA family ATPase codes for MNVQHSYLRQIQLKRHQVPTYNRYPFNLAVIRSLHTLDFHPQVTYIVGENGMGKSTLMESIAVAWGFNPEGGTINFSFSTQATHSSLYEYIQLIRGPRRPRDGFFFRAESYYNLATTIDELDSQPSFGRPIRPIKDSYGGKSLHEQSHGESFFSTFIHRFGENGLYILDEPEAALSPLRQMAMLTRIHELVLQNSQFIIATHSPILMAYPDSIIYNLKPDGIEVQVLEETDHFMIMKEFVNNKDRMLRELFEEAQD; via the coding sequence TTGAATGTACAGCATTCCTATTTACGACAAATTCAGCTCAAAAGGCACCAAGTACCCACTTATAATCGTTACCCCTTTAATTTGGCAGTCATTCGAAGCCTACATACTCTTGATTTCCACCCCCAGGTAACCTATATCGTAGGTGAAAATGGGATGGGCAAATCAACACTGATGGAGTCCATTGCTGTCGCATGGGGATTTAACCCGGAGGGTGGGACGATCAACTTTTCCTTCTCAACCCAGGCTACCCACTCGAGCTTATATGAATATATACAATTGATCAGAGGCCCGCGACGCCCGAGGGATGGCTTCTTCTTCCGGGCAGAAAGTTATTATAATTTAGCCACGACGATCGATGAGTTGGACAGCCAACCTTCATTCGGTCGCCCGATTCGCCCTATTAAAGATTCGTACGGTGGCAAGTCCTTGCATGAGCAATCGCATGGAGAGTCGTTCTTTTCCACGTTCATTCATCGGTTTGGGGAGAATGGATTATATATACTGGATGAGCCTGAGGCTGCATTGTCTCCCCTTCGCCAAATGGCGATGCTGACACGAATCCATGAACTTGTTTTGCAAAACTCTCAATTTATTATTGCGACCCATTCCCCAATCCTTATGGCATACCCAGATTCGATTATTTACAATCTAAAGCCGGATGGTATCGAGGTCCAAGTATTGGAAGAAACCGACCATTTTATGATTATGAAAGAGTTTGTAAATAATAAGGATAGGATGCTCAGAGAGTTATTCGAAGAAGCTCAAGATTAA